From the Musa acuminata AAA Group cultivar baxijiao chromosome BXJ3-1, Cavendish_Baxijiao_AAA, whole genome shotgun sequence genome, the window AGGAATACATTTGAATTAAtataattttgatgaaaaaagGACAGTATTTATTTCTAAAACCAAAATGGTGTGATTAAGACCATAGTGAGTGAAGGAAATTTAACTATTTCGAGCCGAAAGCATTGGTCCCTCCACAAGTAGCACTGATCATGaaagaaaatgatcatgaaagaaAATGGACATTTCAAAACATCTCATGAGATTTACCTATGCATATTTATCACTTcatagaaatacaaaatcatcagaACACTTGAGAATACAGCGTTGTGTGCCCAAGGAAATTTAACTATTTCGAGCCGAAAGCATTTGCTCTAAACTTTACCATGGATGCTGCCTCTTTAACACCTTGTGGATGGATGAAGGGGAACAAGGGAAGAAAGAAGTTCTTAAGGGCTCAAAATGACATGAGCTTGGGGCCATTATCGGGCATTCCCATCCCGGCAGCTAAATCAGCATCGAGTTGAGTGTGAGGTGCAGGTCCTGACATTTGCTTCACACTGGAAAACCATGAATGAGATTTATAAGATTAAGCAGGAAATTGAAATTGAAGTTCAAGAAGCCACTAAAGCACCTAGAATTCATCACATAAAATTATATCAACTTCACGCTTTTCTTGGCTGATTTTGTTTCTCATAATCACCTAACCTGAACCCTTTCTTATTGTGAGTAACTTGTTATCTGATGCTAGCCACATTTTACAGGGCATGAATATGCTTCGTCTTGGTATTTGGGAACTATAAATTAAGGTCTGCAAATGGTTGCAAGAAGTTTTTTTTCTGAGTACCTCCACCTCAGAGAACAAATAAACCACTCTCTAACCAAATAAATGCTACACTGCTATGTTATGTAGAACATTGTGATTTTGCATTGACATCAACTGGTAGTAGAACTTTAATGATTTTGAACTCTCATGCAAATTCAAGAGCATATAAGCAGTCGTCCATAGAAAAGCCACCTATTGCATTTCTGTAACTATCCCAGCAAATAAAATCAAGGTGCTATATTTATAATTCAAGAAATCAAATTTCTCATGAATATCATCCATATTATTTCACTTATTTCCTCAATTTCTCCCTTAGTACCCATCAACCGGGCACCCACTCAGCTGGGAGGTCCTGAAAAATCCATTGCATGTTCCCTTGATATCAAAGGTCTAAAAACTCTTCTACTTGGCATAGGCCATGTCTTGTCTTCTGAAAAAAAGCACAATACATTCATCACGCAGTTCCAATTATCTTAGGTCTAAGATGAATCATTTTGTAGCTTATTTGGTTCAAGTCCATTTATTCTTATTTTAGGTTCCTGATTTGAGTACGATTTAGATTTATGCGTATTTGAATGTTAATACACCAAAAACAATTTATGGAAGACCTCGATATCTCTCTTTAGATGTGATCTTATGtgataaaacttttaagaaaagaATAGCCTTATTGAGAATGACACAGTGTCCAGGAATGGGTAGAGAACTTACTTTGATGAAGCGCTGGAACAGATTAGAGAAAGGAAGTGTTTGTGAGAAATTCAAATTTTCTTTCAACATCAATTGAAGTTTGTAGACACTAAACTCTTTCTCATTACGTCTAAAGCTATCTCCCACTCGCTCGGCAACCATTTCCTCTCATTAAACTAGTGCTTCCATTTTTATGTTTGTAAATGTGTAAAACAACAATCCCACGCTATTTATACTCTAAGAAGATAGATCAAACTCAAATTTGTGGATCTCAATTATCTAATAAGTTTTTGCCCTATGGATCCAATGAGGAGTTGCACTAACACAGGTTTTCTCACAGCACACAAACCTACATTCTTCATGGCTATCCTCCTTAGATTCATTAAATACTAAATGCGGCTGTTTTTCCTATTGTAAGATACACATCATCAACTAAACCTCGTTTCACTTCGTGAAGCACTTCCAAAATCAACAAGGCTATTATGAGATAAAATTATTACTTGTACATCGTCAAGGGTTCATACCGAGCCAATGACAAGCACCATCCTCATAGGTTTCATCCCACAAAATATGACCTAAATTCCTAAGCAACGCACCTCACGGCAGCATGGATACACCTTTAAATATGATCAGTCGATACTTTCCATGAAAGAAGAAGCTGccagttgtttcttaaagaatatAATTCAGCTAGATGCCACAACAAATTCTCAACCATGACATAAAGAGTCCGAAAAACACACCATGCTTCGGAGAGCTCCGCTACAGGGACTGCTATTTGATGACCACACACACTATAAAATCATCTATTTCGTTAGCTCATATACCTCATAAACAACCAGAATCTCAACTGTTTTTTCGGATCAGATAATCACCACAATAAACAAAacgaataaaaaaaatcaaatctttaGAAAAAGCACCAGAAGGAGCAGCAAGAATTAGTGTCCGGGCATACCGTTTCTTGTGGCGCTTCGAGCGGAAATGCTCGTCCCGTACATCCTCGCTAGCAAAGTATCGGCTGCAACACCAGAAACAATAGCAATCCATAACGACCTCTAGAGAAAAGAAAACCGTTGAAAGCAAATCTTCTCTAGAGTGCAATCAAGTATTACTCGCAGTGAAGACAGTAGAACTGGCCCATCCCGGGAAGGTCCTCGTCGAGCGGCAGGGGTTTCGCCGCCGCGGCCGCCTCCTCCGCCTGCTTCAGTATTTCGTTATATACCTCATCGTCGCGTGGTCATCAGGAATCAAATCGGTCAAGGAGCCAAAACATActaatgacaaaaagaaaaaaaagtaattcGAACGGAAGACAGCAAAAAGGATATCTTTGAGGAGGAACTTGGATCGGCGAGCAGTTTTGTGTGAGAAGCGGCGCTTCTTCACCTTCCTGCTCGGGCACTTCCCTCCCATCTctccctcctcgtcctcctcctctttcttctctcctaTCTCGTGCTCGGGAGCGTCAAGAGGCGAAAGTAAAGGGCAACTGCGGGAACCCTAATCGAGGTTAGACGGCGCGGTGCATCGTTTGCATATATACCCTTCAAATTAAAGCTAATTGTTTTTATACTAAGTAGGCCAATTTGGGCCGAAATTGGGCTGACAAATGTTAAGCCCAACTCAGTCGAACTCGATCCCATTACCAATTCATACGAACGGACGCGGGTATACGAAGACAAAGATTCCACTTGGATCCCTCGCAGGAAGCTGCGAGGACAGTTCACCGAAATTACAAAATTATTCTGTTTGAAAtaataataactataataataattatattattgttgGTGGTGGCGTTATTGCTGTCTTTTTCTTGGGCGTAGCACGCGGCTGTCACGCGTCTGACATCATCCAAGAGGTGATTTCGACGAACACTTGCAGGCGTCATCACGGAGTCCCACGTCGGAGAAATTGCCTCCATGTGAAGGTGTGAGGGGCGATTTGGTCATTTCGGTAGAAACTTCGTGTCTCCTATCCACCGCCACGTTTGCAGGTCCGTCAACGACGACCGTTGACGCAAAGCTCACTGGGGGGGCCCAGTGAAGATCCCGCCGTTCGTGTTCGAGATTGGCGGATGATGAACGGTCCTGATGGGTCGATTGGACCGCCCTTGTCCTGGAGACGCGAGGGGTTCCAATCACCTGTATGAATAGCGGCAGGATCCAGCTTTCCTTGGCCGCGGCCAGTGTGGCGCCCACCGTGAAAGATAAAGTGGGACCGTCTAGACTGCGAGTAGGGAAGCTGGATCCTGACGTCGGGGCAAAAGCGATCCACGACCACCAGGCGCACGTGTGGGGTCCATCGACTCGTGACTCCCCGGCCCTCATGCCTCGAAGCTTTATTTATGTCTCCCCATTTCCGCTCCACTTCGAGCCCTCGACTCGCCTCACAGGACTCGGAGCTTGAGAGAGAGCTACGGGCTTGCGATCATGAGCAAGGTAATTCTGACGAGCTTAATTCTCCTTGCGCATCGTTTATGAAATTATAGGCGAGATGTTATCTCTAACATTCTTCGCTGCAGAAAAATAACAGTGGCGGCTACAAGAAGAATTCTGCCACCGGAAACTCGGATCAGGGAAAGAAGGACGATGGCGCGATCACCGTGGTTTACAAGGTGGGAATGTACTGCGAGGGCTGCGTCGACAAGGTCGTCAGATCCGTCAAGGAATTCCCAGGTAGTAAGTGGTTCCCCACGGGTTTCAAGTCACATCCTCCGGTCCATGCATCAGCGACGCCTGATCCTTCTTACCGGACTGTGATTTAGGGGTGCACGAGGTGAAACCCGAGCTGGAGAGCAGCAAGCTGACGGTGGTGGGGAAGATGGATCCCTGGAAGCTCCGGGATCGCGTGGAGGCGAAGACGAAAAAGAAGGTGGACCTCGTCTCCCCCATCAAGAAGCCCGACGCCGCAGCTGATCAAAAGCCTGTCAATGAAAAGGCCAAAGAGTTATATGTATGTCGTCTTCCACGCAAAAAACTCAGTTTATCACGTGCCCTTTCGGTCTACACAAAGATCTATGCATTTCTTGATTGTTTTGTGCAGCTTAAGGCCACGACGGTGGTGTTCAAGATTTCACTATATTGCCACTTCCGAGGCTGCATCAGAGGAATCGTGGGCACCATCCGGAGGATCGAAGGTAGAGTTTCTTTGTCACTTCTAATATGGAAGGTCGTTCTAGATCTTGATTAATGTTCTTTGACCGAGTCGTCTCCCCACATCTTTGGATAATGACTTTGGTGAACTCCCTTAGGAGTGCATGACGTCTCCATCGACGCCCAGAATGAACTGGTCACCGTCACTGGGACCATGGACGCGAAGGCGGTGACGAAGATCTCGAGTCACAACATGGTGCGGGAGGTGAAGGCGGTGCAGCCGAAGAAGAACGACGGCGGTGGTAAGaagaaggaaggagaagaaggcgGCAGCGACGGGGAGAACAAGGAGCATGCCGCaacggcagcggcggcagcagctgCGGTGCAGGCGGTGGCGGAGGCAGGTAGGATGGATTACTACGAGTGGTACTATCGCCGGATGCATCACGCGCCGCAACTGTTCAGCGACGAGAACCCCAACGCTTGCTCCATCTCGTGAAACGCCAGCGACTCAAGTGAAGAACTCAGACGAAGAATGGCAGGTGAAATGGAACGAATGAAAGAAAACATAAAGAGTTGTAAGATGCTTGAAGTCTCTTGTATGGTGGCAATGGGGGATTGACGTCAAGAGCAGAAGCTTTTTCTTCTGCTTTCTGAATGGATACTATATGCATGGGGGCGTGCAAAAGAACAGACTGTTTGATGACACATGAATGAATGCAGCATTTCCACACCCTAGTCAACAACACTTCACTGTCACTTTCCTTATGATCATCTCACATTTGTCTGCTGGCTAATGAGATGTCTCTCATTTATAATTTCCAGTGGTCCTACATCATCAGTACCATGTTGATTGATCCAGGGAAGAAGGCATAGTTAATGCAGGCCAGTGATTCTTTTCTACGCTGCTGATGCATGGAATGTGTGTCCCGGTGGCATGCCGACTGTGTGCAATATAAATTGACCTCATCAAGTCTTCCAGATTAAAGCGTTGGAGATCAAATGGAAAGTACTGCTATAACTTCACCGACATGTGGACATCTCCTACACTAAATGCTATGATCAGTGTGTCCTCGATGGGACCGTGCAGGCAGGTTTCAGACTTTACCTTCGTGGAAGAGACAGAAGCTGATCTGATCAACAGTGAATGGTGTTCAGAACGCTCGGTCAAAGAGATAGAATCGAATATTAGATTAAACCCCAGCAAAGAAAACATGCGAGTGTTGGAAGTTGATACGATGAAGGATGATGATGAATGGTGGACGCGTTTATATGAAGGGGGATGGGATGGTTGACCCGAAGGTCATCGTGAAACCTCGCACGCATGGTTTATAGTTTGGGTAGATCACACACCTGCGGTCAAGTCAATTCGTCCTTTTTCTGCCCCTCCTTCACATCCTCCGGCACCCCGGCACACGGTAGCCGAAGCCTTGCCTTTAGGGCACGGTAAGCTCCTCTGCAGAACCTTAGCTGCACGCTTCAGGACACTGTTGCTCCTCACCAACATAGCTTCGTGTTTAGAGAGAGATTGTCATCGAGATATCTTTATGCTGGCTCGTCTGTCCTCGATAAAGGCTGCAGATCAGTACATGCTTTTCTTTTACGTGGAAAGAATTCTAATCATGGATCGACTTGGCTAAGCTTTTCTTGTGACCGGAAGGAAGCGAGCATGACCTAAGCTGCATGAAGACGAGTCTCTGATATGCCATTCTCACCTGGAATCTGTGCATGTGTTTCCTGCATATGAGAAGAAGCTTCAAGCCGGTGCATGTTGGAGACGGTCCGATACTTAGTTGCCATGTTGTCTCGAAGCCAGGAAGAGCCGTGGAGGACCAGATGCATTTGTCTAGCTGACAGAAGATATGGAATGATGAGGTATATATGgaatgaaaattttatatttttatatattttaaatcttaattaaTTTATGGTTCAAGAATCAATAATAGATTTAAGTATATAATTTAAATGCATGATTTAAGTGTACGattgaaatattatatatatatatatatatatatatatatatatatatataatcttaatgaatgaaaatatttcttttataatAAATTCTTGGATTCTTCATGTATCAATGTCTTCAACCTAATCATCAGACGTGATCGATTCTTGCTATCCTAGATAATAATTCTCTCTACCCAACCACACTATCCCCTCTTATTTGTTTCCTTTTCTAATCCAACACTAAACTCAATGTCTCTTCCATTACTCTTGATCCTCCCGATCTACTCTAGTCGACCAACACCTGCCATCAACATCATTGCTCCACTCTGTTTGGCAATCCTACTCAAATACCAAATGACCAAAGAAGATTTATCAATGCTAAAGAAGGCTtgacggtctctctctctctattgtaAAAACCCCAACCACCCCTTTTTTGACTTCAGTGTAGCCACCGACCTATTGTCATTGTCGTAAGAAGGGGTCTTTCTCGTTCCTTCCTAATCTATTTCCTCCTAGGATTAATACGATCTCTACGGATCTGCTCATAGTCTCTTGTATTCATATACTAAATCTTTTATCTATTTTGATGAAAACAACATAAGCGGGAAATACTattaatgattatatataaaatctaaaagtTTTTATAGATGATTTGACTTTAATAGTTCATCTCCtaagtgataaaaaaattattgtttaTTTTCTTAATAGCCTAGGAGATAAATATAAGGAACTGTCAATAACAATTCGAATACATAACTCACTAATATCAATTAAAGAACTGTATGATTGATCTTGAAATATATCTAAAACAAGAAGAGATGAAGAGGGGACCAATTATCATAgcttaatttaatcaaaaaatcaaaaacaaagataaTCAAAGTTATAAAAACTTCAATAAATGATCGAACAATATGCCTTCTAAATATAATAGGTAATACACAGAGCCATCATCCTTTGTTACACAATCAACTCTCTAACACTTCAAtccaaataatttaaaaaattatttcaataaCAATCAGCAAAATTATTAATAGTTCTGACATCCTAACGATAATAATCAGTAAAAAGTCATATGCCAACTTTGTGATAAAATTTGTACATACAACAAATGTTTATCGATCTCAACCCAAACCTACTACTATACTATGTTGGAAATATGAGACAGCATCATATGCacaacaaaagaacataaaataaaatatcatattttattttcttagtttAACTAGAGGCATTCAGTTCAATTATTAAACCGATGATAATTCGACTTATCACTATCACTCAAGGCTAACATGTATATTAATTATATGTTAATAACACTTTCTTATAAAAGGACTTTAACCTAAAATGTCTTTACGCAACTAACCCCTTGGTTTCATCAATTTTCAATgtctaaattatttttataaactatAAAAAGTTATTTATGGATTTTGCGAAGCTCCAAGAGCCTAGTATACCAAACTTGGCTCTTTTTTTATGTTAGTCGACTTCGTCTACTCTAAATCTAAcacctttttatttttataataataaaagagatatattatatatctactaacctatgttgatgatattatcatcacatgtaataattttttagagattaaataatttcttaaataattaataaatcAATTCTCTATCAAAGACCTAGGAACCTCAACTTATTTTTTTAGAGTGAAAGATACATTCATGTCTTCTTGAAttttagtatttaaagaaaatacaTTGGAGATCTATTATTAGAGATAAAAATGTAGAATGTTAAAGAAGTCGTCACTTCACTCTTCACCACTAAGttactcaaattatatgataatAACTCTACTATAGATTCCACATAAGACTGATAagtattttatttcttatagtattTATCTTTTATATATGTCATTTgtaatcaataaattatcataaattcATGTATTAACCCACAATTGAAGTTGAATATTAAGCCATCGCTACCACTATTGCAAAACACAACTTGGTCATCAATTTGCTATACAAACTTAGCATCATCTCATAATCCACTCCTATAATATGTTAGTAATAATATCGCTACCACTTACTTATATTTTAACTCAGTATTTTATTCTGATATGAAACATATTGTGATCGATTTCTACTTAGTCAAAAATTAAGTTATTAAATATCAATTATGTATTTCTCGCGTCCATATTTTTGATTAATTAGCAAACTCTCATTATATGAATATACATTAATTCGATGAAAAATTATTCATTTcacaaataaattatttaattttttattcaccAAACCACTGTCTCGTGATTGATGGGCTTCGTGTACCACGGTCACCACGGTGCAGCGGATCGGCGCGCGCCCAGCGATCTTGACTGAGACATTGCGAATCGATCGATCTGAATCCGACGGCAGAGGAGGATTTGTGGATTCGTGCAATCTATCAAAAGCCCCTCCGCTGCTTCGAAATCTTATCGGTTCGAGAGCCCAAAAGCCCTCTGGGAGGCGTGGGAGATGGAGCTCCTTCCTCTGCGAGCTCCACCAGCTCCTTGGAAGGCCGGAGGAGGTAATGAATACTCATACTGATCCCAGCTTCTAATCTCTTAGAGAAGGGTTTCGCCTGCCTAATCTCTGACATGGAAGACTGCTTGCTACTTCCTCTGATCTTGGTTTTCTCCATTCCAAGCCATCGATAGATAGCTGCAGATGTTTGGTTGGTTTCAGGGAGGACTGCCTATCTTGTGTCAGAATTAATCGAGGGATATTTCTTGCCGTAGAAATGTAATTCCGGTAGCCTTTAGGGCTTTTGATTTCGATGAGTTAGTTCAAGTAGTATCCAGGCGAAATTTTCAGAGAATTGATTCCGTTAGCCTTTAGGGCTTGAAGTTGTCCCGTTCTTGTGTTCTTCTTACAATTTATGGATTCTCCTTTTACTTTTGACGCAAATTTCTGACAGAATTGAAGCTACTAAAAGGGGACAAGTTTTTTGAATGTGTCAAGCTAGTAGAAGTTGAAGGCAAGGATGTCAGACAAATTTGACTCTTCTGTTTGGTTCACTTGAGGTTTAGATGTTTTGGCAATCCCTGCCTGCACTCAATGACTGAGCAATCCGTTCTTCACTACCAGTGGAGAACAGGAATCGAATATAACCCTCAAGTTTGATCCCCGAACCAAATCCGATGACTCTTGTATACCTACTATGACCGAGCTCTCAAGAAACTCTCATCATCCGGTGATGGCATATATAGAGCCAGCTGCTCCTAGAGCACACCCTGTCGTTGTCGTGGCCTTTTTCCATGGCAAGAATAATTCCCTATATAAACGATTTGCCAACCGAGAAGAGCTAGCCAATTAAGAAATCTACAAGTAGAAAATTTGGTaaactctgtgtgtgtgtgtgtgtgagagagagagagagagagagagagagagagagagcacccaAAGTGTTGCTTGTGATGTAGTCATTGTGCTACAAACTTGGCCCTCATTtcttttgctttatgttttaggTATTACTTAAGACATTTCTTTCCCTTTTGATAAAAGAACAAAAGATATTTGTTCCATGTATCTTTGAGTTTTTCTTCTTTGTCGTTATGTGTTTCTTCTTAGACTTGTAATTTTTgggcttatggacttgtttaaatTAAGTTGGAGTAATACATGGATATACATTTGTCCACGTTTCTGTAATTCCTTCACATAGCTGGTTCGATAAGTCGCTATTCTATTATGTTCCCTCCCCAAAAGAGAAACACCCACAGTCACCCAAATATCTTCAAATAAATTTTGAAGATCCTGTCTTCGTTTGTGAAACGATATATGAATATACATGTTATGGTGACAGGAGATTTCTCGTAATATGACACCGTTGCGATGCTTAGACATTCAAATTCCGGAGCAGCCTCCGGGCCTTAACTTGATTCATGCCAACATGGAATATGACAATGCATATCTTGCTCATATTTCTCGATTATATATCACTGTATCATTTCAAATGCTGGAGTACTGTCTGAAATCTCTATAGCTTCACTTTGCAAGGTCCGAAATGCAAGCGATGTCCACGTCGCTAGCTTGATTAAATTCAACTCACATGGAAGAGGTCGAAAGAGTTGCTTTGCGGTATCTGCATTACCTGAAACTGCTGCATCGGTGGTATTTGCTGCCATGGCTGTGGGTGCTGCAGCATCACTCCTTGCCAGAACAACTAAAGCTTCCGACACTGCCAAAGTATGTTCTTTAATTGCTTACACAAAAGCTTAGATCCTAATCTTTACAACTCGATGTCACCCTAACTGCATGTTTAACTAGGCAGAGCACTTGAAAACTTGTGATGATTGTGGTGGTTCCGGAATCTGCACCGGGTGTAACGGAGAGGGGTTTATcctcaagaagatgtcggaggaAAGTGCTGAAAGGGCCAGATTGGCTGCAAAGAACATGGCCACTCGTTACACCGCAGGGTATGTTTGAACTTTAGTTTCATGCTTAAGACGATCTCTTGAACGTTACTCACCTTTGGTTCTTCAGACTTCCAAAGAAGTGGAGTTATTGCTCAAGGTGTTTGTCTTCTCGGTCTTGTGCTACTTGTGGAGGGACAGGGAGAATTAGCTGGTAAGGTATTTTGCAATTGTCTGGTGCATTGAAAAGAAATCTAATGTGATACTTGACCCTTGGAAGGTCGAAGTCGCAAATATCAAACGATGATGCATCTGACGTTGCTGCTCTTTTATGTTTGAATTGCAGAAAAAGACCGGTTGAAAGACGTAATGGTGCTGCATAACTTATTGCAAGTGGCACATCATCAATGCTTATCTCTGTGTCAGCACGAAGATTTCGACCAGTCGTCACGCTGTCATCCTACAATTGCGACTTGTTTGTCTTATAACTAACAGACTGTAATCATGACCTAATATTCTGTTTTTTTCATAATGAATGAGGTTCAACT encodes:
- the LOC135629699 gene encoding zinc finger C2H2 protein ECU02_0310-like; this encodes MGGKCPSRKVKKRRFSHKTARRSKFLLKGDDEVYNEILKQAEEAAAAAKPLPLDEDLPGMGQFYCLHCDRYFASEDVRDEHFRSKRHKKRVKQMSGPAPHTQLDADLAAGMGMPDNGPKLMSF
- the LOC135629697 gene encoding heavy metal-associated isoprenylated plant protein 3-like — translated: MSKKNNSGGYKKNSATGNSDQGKKDDGAITVVYKVGMYCEGCVDKVVRSVKEFPGVHEVKPELESSKLTVVGKMDPWKLRDRVEAKTKKKVDLVSPIKKPDAAADQKPVNEKAKELYLKATTVVFKISLYCHFRGCIRGIVGTIRRIEGVHDVSIDAQNELVTVTGTMDAKAVTKISSHNMVREVKAVQPKKNDGGGKKKEGEEGGSDGENKEHAATAAAAAAAVQAVAEAGRMDYYEWYYRRMHHAPQLFSDENPNACSIS
- the LOC135629698 gene encoding uncharacterized protein LOC135629698; the protein is MELLPLRAPPAPWKAGGASLCKVRNASDVHVASLIKFNSHGRGRKSCFAVSALPETAASVVFAAMAVGAAASLLARTTKASDTAKAEHLKTCDDCGGSGICTGCNGEGFILKKMSEESAERARLAAKNMATRYTAGLPKKWSYCSRCLSSRSCATCGGTGRIS